From the Serratia nematodiphila DZ0503SBS1 genome, one window contains:
- a CDS encoding pyrimidine (deoxy)nucleoside triphosphate diphosphatase — protein sequence MKIIDVVAAILEQNGRILLAQRGAGSDQAGLWEFPGGKVETGESQPEALTRELDEELGISARIGNYVGSNQWRQGERIIRLHAWRVAEFSGELQQRCHSALVWVTPQQAQEYPLAPADVPLLADYLAAQGEAR from the coding sequence ATGAAAATTATCGACGTAGTAGCCGCCATTTTGGAACAAAATGGGCGTATTTTGCTCGCCCAGCGCGGCGCAGGCAGCGATCAAGCCGGCCTGTGGGAGTTTCCCGGCGGCAAGGTTGAAACCGGCGAAAGCCAGCCGGAGGCGCTGACGCGCGAGCTGGATGAAGAATTGGGGATTAGCGCCCGTATCGGCAACTATGTGGGCAGCAATCAGTGGCGGCAAGGCGAACGCATCATCCGACTGCATGCCTGGCGAGTCGCGGAGTTCTCCGGTGAACTGCAACAGCGCTGCCATTCGGCGCTGGTCTGGGTCACGCCGCAACAGGCGCAGGAATACCCCCTGGCGCCCGCTGACGTTCCACTGTTGGCGGATTATCTCGCCGCGCAAGGCGAAGCGCGCTGA
- a CDS encoding YnjH family protein encodes MKRGLTGVLAAAALMFSGLAAANRGDVDVVLPVSPEIWGAAKSGDNPPPAQPCSRCCVYQNQNYSEGAVLKVEGEVLQCVREPNTIGTNPLIWVRLKK; translated from the coding sequence ATGAAGCGTGGACTCACTGGTGTATTGGCTGCCGCGGCCCTGATGTTTTCCGGCCTGGCCGCCGCCAATCGCGGCGATGTGGACGTGGTGCTACCGGTTTCGCCGGAGATCTGGGGCGCGGCCAAAAGCGGCGACAATCCGCCGCCGGCGCAGCCCTGCAGCCGTTGTTGCGTCTACCAGAATCAGAACTATTCCGAGGGGGCGGTGCTCAAAGTCGAAGGGGAAGTGCTGCAGTGCGTGCGTGAGCCTAATACTATCGGCACCAACCCCTTGATTTGGGTACGATTAAAGAAGTGA
- the xthA gene encoding exodeoxyribonuclease III, which yields MKFVSFNINGLRARPHQLAAIIEQHQPDVIGLQETKVHDDMFPLEEVSQHGYHVFYHGQKGHYGVALLTKAEPLAVRRGFPTDEEDAQRRIIMADLATPQGTLTVINGYFPQGESRDHPIKFPAKTRFYQDLQNYLEQQLSAESPVLIMGDMNISPSDYDIGIGEDNRKRWLRTGKCSFLPEEREWMDRLLNWGLVDTYRHANPGRNDEFSWFDYRSKGFDDNRGLRIDLLLASTPLASRCIATGIDYQTRGMEKPSDHAPVWAEFTL from the coding sequence ATGAAGTTTGTCTCTTTTAATATCAATGGACTGCGCGCGCGTCCGCATCAGCTGGCGGCAATTATCGAACAGCACCAGCCCGACGTGATCGGTCTGCAGGAAACCAAAGTTCACGATGACATGTTCCCATTGGAAGAAGTCAGCCAGCACGGCTATCACGTGTTCTATCACGGGCAAAAAGGCCATTACGGCGTGGCGCTGCTGACCAAAGCGGAGCCCCTGGCCGTACGCCGCGGTTTCCCAACCGATGAAGAAGACGCGCAGCGTCGCATCATCATGGCCGATCTGGCTACGCCGCAGGGCACGCTGACGGTGATCAACGGCTACTTCCCGCAAGGTGAAAGCCGCGACCATCCGATCAAATTCCCGGCTAAAACACGCTTTTATCAGGATCTGCAAAACTACCTGGAGCAGCAGCTGTCGGCGGAATCCCCGGTGCTGATCATGGGCGACATGAATATCAGCCCGAGTGATTACGATATCGGCATCGGCGAAGACAACCGCAAACGCTGGCTGCGCACCGGCAAGTGCTCCTTCCTGCCGGAAGAGCGCGAATGGATGGATCGCCTGCTGAACTGGGGCCTGGTGGATACCTATCGCCACGCCAACCCGGGGCGCAACGACGAGTTTTCATGGTTCGACTACCGCTCCAAAGGGTTCGACGACAACCGCGGCCTGCGTATCGATCTGCTGCTGGCCAGCACCCCGCTGGCTTCGCGCTGCATCGCCACCGGCATTGATTACCAAACCCGCGGCATGGAGAAACCTTCTGACCATGCGCCGGTCTGGGCGGAATTCACGCTGTAA